One Bombus pyrosoma isolate SC7728 linkage group LG7, ASM1482585v1, whole genome shotgun sequence genomic window carries:
- the LOC122569441 gene encoding uncharacterized protein LOC122569441: MKLCVCPEKGEVLARGTKKIEITVTPVSEGIVQSLFIPCFVGDSRKMIMLGIECFIESLYVTFYFPLNDDTPLLMNNFVKVKWRADSLKLALDMAGKSRRHMKLLDKYKKREERELMNTNLDQGEVLKDASAGPSIQEVAVDESGEQPFLSTRTSEIIQMSNIAENDNYLQDMVSSGSIVPFHEKFLPLVTQPVVIEFPGLSLRTVQKKTFIIKNETSIPTNYWLRIKNFYPIMCSCKWKSQEDRIKFIYKRVFSRRKELIEDTLCKVKQPGSGMVVYVDPLNSDIGPFKAMPVDIYVFADTWGYYVDELEINIAGLPQYTIGICVQVVGSPISLSISDRNESNVPIIRYGMVTVGSRLHGRRISLTNTSVVPIIIDWHTFVVKPVLESMPFNIAFSFHTPFTDELASKLRNNKQKTNSEIHLEKHYPYSKGLHTCDSSEFNNTSDITTSSYMESSHMTPSWMCNGEISKQYTTSSSNRCSKSESKYTKDEICFNANNIAERKDIEVQISILPYYGLIDTRICTVTPREMFILPKSNTSLIIDIQLERYKAMMETNESIEGEFFCKILGFLRVAPNDMFV; the protein is encoded by the exons ATGAAACTTTGCGTGTGTCCTGAAAAAGGAGAAGTATTAGCTAGAGGCactaaaaaaattgaaataactgTCACACCAGTTTCAGag GGGATCGTGCAATCGTTATTTATACCATGTTTTGTGGGAGATTCACGGAAAATGATAATGCTGGGCATCGAATGTTTCATCGAATCACTttatgttacattttattttccactaAACGACGATACGCCATtgttaatgaataattttgttaaagtaAAGTGGCGGGCAGATAGTCTCAAACTTGCTTTGGATATGGCGGGAAAATCTAGACGGCACATg AAATTATTAGACAAGTACAAAAAGCGAGAGGAACGAGAACTAATGAACACGAATCTGGATCAAGGAGAGGTTCTTAAAGATGCTTCAGCAGGTCCTTCTATACAAGAAGTGGCAGTTGACGAATCAGGCGAACAGCCCTTCCTAAGTACTCGTACTTCAGAAATCATTCAG ATGAGCAACATAGCAGAAAATGACAATTATTTGCAAGATATGGTTTCCTCTGGAAGCATTGTACCATTCCACGAAAAATTCTTACCACTGGTTACACAGCCTGTTGTAATAGAATTTCCAGGTTTATCGTTAAGAACAG TGCAGaagaaaacttttataataaaaaacgagACTTCGATTCCAACTAATTATTGGCTTCGTATAAAGAACTTTTATCCCATCATGTGTTCATGTAAATGGAAGTCGCAAGAAGATCGGATCAAGTTCATTTATAAACGAGTATTTAGTCGGCGGAAGGAATTAATAG AAGACACATTGTGCAAAGTAAAACAACCTGGATCAGGTATGGTAGTCTATGTTGATCCCTTAAATTCAGATATTGGTCCTTTCAAAGCCATGCCTGTGGACATTTATGTTTTTGCTGATACATGGGGTTATTATGTGGatgaattagaaataaatattgctgGTTTACCACAGTATACTATAGGGATATGTGTACAAGTTGTTGGATCACCAATATCATTGTCAATTTCTGATAGAAATGAATCTAATGTACCTATTATTAG atATGGAATGGTAACTGTAGGTAGTCGCCTACATGGGAGAAGAATATCATTGACAAATACAAGCGTGGTGCCTATAATTATTGACTGGCACACATTTGTAGTCAAACCAGTTCTGGAATCAATGCCTTTTAACATAGCATTCAGCTTTCATACACCATTTACTGACGAATTGGCATcaaaattgagaaataataAGCAGAAGACTAATAGTGAAATACACTTAGAAAAACACTATCCATACTCAAAAGGCTTACATACGTGTGATTCTAGTGAATTCAACAACACTAGTGATATTACAACATCTAGTTACAT GGAATCCTCACACATGACCCCATCCTGGATGTGCAATGGTGAAATTTCCAAACAGTATACCACCAGTAGCTCCAATAGATGTTCAAAAAGTGAaagtaaatatacaaaagatGAGATATGCTTCAATGCAAATAATATAGCAGAGAGGAAAGATATTGAAGTACAAATTTCGATACTTCCTTACTATGGTTTAATTGATACAAGAATATGCACG GTTACCCCTAGAGAAATGTTCATCTTACCCAAAAGTAATACCTCCCTAATTATTGATATACAACTTGAAAGATACAAAGCTATGATGGAAACAAATGAAAGTATTGAAGGAgaatttttttgcaaaattcttGGATTTCTACGAGTTGCTCCAAATGATATGTTTGTATAG
- the LOC122569434 gene encoding uncharacterized protein LOC122569434 — MKLTPLERNIDNQANYYINLSTNTPDGIGQCIIAVSNISEISMHFSWMKRNVQTDMHRIHTKNYFPLELLHINPDQGVFAPTSVHYFTVTAEYKDLQPNYYFAVLQLYVEDIPVDAIPKNTDLQTKECTTKQRTCPASVDVWIADVEVWLQYMMDEEDKTDRTTEEVLKHILDVPSDIKYPRSDYEEEEDKEEMIEELLEEEFEEGTSTCQLEADELFHHHDLVNLNQFDLLWQEHIISMGIIRPTRLVILR; from the exons atgaaattaacaccattggaaagaaatattgataatCAAGCGAATTATTACATAAACCTGAGCACCAATACCCCTGACGGTATCGGGCAATGCATCATTGCTGTAAGCAATATTAG tgAGATCAGCATGCATTTTTCCTGGATGAAACGAAATGTGCAAACTGACATGCACAGAATACatacaaagaattattttcccTTAGAACTGCTTCACATTAATCCAGACCAAGGAGTTTTCGCACCAACTTCCGTTCACTATTTTACTGTAACGGCTGAATATAAAGATTTACAaccaaattattattttgctgtTCTACA ATTATACGTAGAAGATATACCAGTTGATGCGATACCAAAAAATACGGATCTACAAACGAAAGAATGCACCACAAAACAACGAACATGTCCAGCT TCTGTAGACGTTTGGATCGCCGATGTCGAAGTTTGGTTGCAATACATGATGGATGAGGAGGATAAAAC TGATCGAACAACAGAAGAAGTATTGAAACATATCTTGGATGTGCCATCAGATATCAAATATCCCCGATCAGattacgaagaagaagaagacaaagaagaaatgaTAGAAGAATTACTAGaagaagaatttgaagaagGAACATCAACGTGTCAGTTA GAAGCAGATGAATTATTTCATCACCACGATTTAGTAAACCTAAACCAATTCGACCTACTGTGGCAAGAGCATATAATAAGCATGGGTATCATTAGACCCACGAGGCTTgtaattttaagataa
- the LOC122569791 gene encoding uncharacterized protein LOC122569791 — translation MQPVVENRGIVPPGMQLRLIILFRCDDIDTPEEVLVLNVQHGSSVIIRLHGYKDPPILLGIKSFTLNSSETLSTWMTEGDNFVSMTFDCKKAFVGEEVYVLIKFKNVGGEGRFFIMSEADWFSMNIIDITDKNSLKLSCFTVWPAYFALNTNEELDFHMYFSPECYGIHVEKLYILCDNCTLLETEIIGDGLIYESNFIQLSKVFIL, via the exons ATGCAGCCTGTGGTAGAGAACAGAGGCATCGTTCCACCGGGAATGCAGCTGCGATTGATCATTCTGTTCCGTTGCGACGATATCGATACACCAGAAGAAGTATTGGTGTTAAACGTTCAACATGGAAGTTCGGTGATTATCCGGTTGCACGGATACAAAGACCCTCCTATTTTGTTGGGTATAAAA TCTTTTACATTAAATAGCTCTGAAACTTTATCTACCTGGATGACGGAAGGCGATAATTTTGTAAGCATGACTTTCGACTGTAAGAAAGCCTTTGTAGGAGAAGAAGTTTATGTACttataaaattcaagaacGTCGGCGGAGAGGGCCGGTTTTTCATAATGAGCGAGGCAGACTGGTTCTCTATGAACATTATA gatATCACagataaaaatagtttaaaattatCCTGTTTTACCGTGTGGCCTGCTTATTTTGCACTGAACACAAACGAAGAACTGGATTTTCATATGTACTTCTCGCCAGAGTGCTATGGAATTCAT GtggaaaaattatacatattatgcgATAATTGCACCTTGCTGGAAACAGAGATAATCGGTGATGGATTAATATATGAGTCCAATTTCATCCAGCTTAGTAAAGTATTTATACTATAA
- the LOC122569442 gene encoding uncharacterized protein LOC122569442: protein MSLIQMEDNDSKTYTQSVQRRLESMVQYRNDNWKMSHGFINTTQKNVVLQQNSTYLLCTYKNRLQNACPADIKLLKRNVQEDLKSKYDELKSEDVDFEECEADLDIHPSELAIDPPKVKIWDEYRKLIELSRQKPKSKLKQSLIHVTSLPKLYVNKYIY from the exons atgagTCTTATCCAGATGGAGGATAATGATAGCAAAACATATACTCAATCTGTCCAAAGAAGACTTGAAAGTATGGTACAGTACAGAAAtgataattggaaaatgtCACATGGTTTTATTAATACTACTCAAAAAAACGTGGTTTTGCAACAAAATTCGACCTATCTGCTCTGT ACCTACAAAAATAGGTTACAAAATGCTTGTCCAGCTGACATTAAACTGCTGAAACGTAACGTTCAGGAAGacttaaaatcaaaatatgaCGAATTAAAATCTGAAGATGTTGATTTTGAAGAATGTGAAGCAGATTTAG ACATACATCCTAGTGAGTTAGCAATAGATCCACCAAAAGTGAAGATTTGGGACGAATACAGGAAACTGATAGAATTATCAAGACAAAAACCAAAATCAAAACTTAAGCAATCATTGATACACGTGACATCGTTACCAAAACTTTATGTCAATAAGTATATCTATTAA
- the LOC122569421 gene encoding flocculation protein FLO11 isoform X1: MEGGDGPSAISSNPTAIKAAQEEMGRLDVLVCGQCHSVFHFIEEFQEHRTKEGACTQVSHFRENSNNEQKAQVWAFLLWKDSQIQQEGSDRDSTNSWKLYQKWCKMDTHIRDSWIAAGKTIQTFTKISNAKMQDVPRQNQITTNAEGKPIVVRKVIRNGQPEDDSKKDNKTSEAKNQKSNESFEEVEKKEKPKLRPTIKLKTKSNKAGDDDSSDEEYVVEKILAKRFNPKKRCSEYLLKWEGFGHEHNRWEPAEHVATCKHLLEEFERNLAKKKELKAAQQQATAKATGRGAHPAQKTIIKAEAKPGPSTAGQVGRPMRSSKSKAMDQVKQWCGSMKDEDNDLLGKRKMDYSESDSEDGGSSAAKRTKGDTGSDEDWTGESEEEKLLGRSDMIQRAFNRANAQSNGSNRASGSSTDLATSLGLQSPEGAKSNQPPVLVANAKGVVKVDPKQMPNLTSGVYVMSRKDGIIKLDSSPSGKLAVKGSPTTQGVLMVQNRDNTNVVRKQVISASQSNSVTPVKVVSKMDGSQVVTQMKVVSKPVTSKAGGTQKTEPIKIQPKPDPTQLPQIHVVTAVPAPITLQPRISTGIRPGPVTGQRSADGRPLLPRPPLRATTPTSVLGIGSTIRTPVRAPAPKQVQSQQTRQVLQKRTTAVTTQSNSVSPGNVTQVRPKFTVLSPQPKQVVKSGTSPVQQAKQSPKTPVGKPQSLLSPQQKLLMAKRKAQEAAGIIKPGGRGLLAAARVTAGRGRGKLAETPATATPGNKLKESKLAEGDGLHMEFHEVGSEESSSDVEPELPPPEADTIATTEPDSPPRPFTLCPLTGRIIGPDGEPVEQPAEPEPELESTGTPLSTIKTTTTTSESIDVSATTTTTELVLPSLDSLTEGGGIMRVEMSPGGTTGTIVQTSEPAQINLTNVSVPAPDLPCLDDTAPAVATPATTTTTPLTEATPTSESSIAAGLTTATVTSTNTIAIASTDVKTEEKISEERKVTEDTSNLVTITGEDGVVYQVAGQAEDGQTLLVTRDADGEQQCVYVTTEQQGDEGSVLTLDHAVAEAVAQLIPDQVNLASQFYVKEGGTEPTENPMVMSIMDNTNTADVTEGQEDGDGHGQVVAQVVQAEEPTPGGTRRVVLLLPDGNLMMTEVTEEQYAALGLGK; encoded by the exons atgGAGGGTGGCGATGGCCCTTCGGCCATTAGTAGTAATCCTACTGCTATTAAAg cTGCACAAGAAGAGATGGGAAGATTAGATGTTCTTGTGTGTGGACAGTGCCATtcagtttttcattttattgaagAATTCCAAGAGCATCGTACAAAAGAAGGTGCTTGCACCCAAGTTTCACATTTTCGTGAAAATAGTAAT AATGAGCAAAAAGCACAAGTATGGGCTTTCCTTTTATGGAAAGATTCACAAATCCAACAGGAAGGTTCAGATAGGGATTCAACAAATTCATGGAAACTGTATCAAAAATGGTGCAAAATGGATACACACATAAGAGATTCCTGGATTGCAGCTGGGAAAACTATACAAACATTTACGAAAATTAGTAATGCAAAAATGCAGGATGTACCAAGGCAAAATCAAATAACCACTAATGCAGAAG GAAAACCGATAGTAGTCCGTAAAGTAATTAGAAACGGGCAACCGGAAGATGAtagtaaaaaagataataaaacttCGGAAGCAAAGAATCAAAAAAGTAATGAATCTTTCGAGGAagtggaaaagaaagaaaaaccaaAATTGAGACCGACAATAAAACTCAAG ACCAAATCAAATAAAGCTGGTGATGACGACTCAAGCGATGAAGAGTATGTAGTAGAAAAAATCTTAGCGAAACGGTTTAATCCGAAAAAAAGATGTTCGGAATATCTATTAAAATGGGAAGGTTTTGGGCA TGAACATAATAGATGGGAACCTGCTGAGCATGTAGCTACGTGTAAACATTTATTagaagaatttgaaagaaaccttgctaaaaaaaaagaattgaaagcAGCTCAACAACAGGCTACTGCTAAGGCAACAGGTCGAGGTGCTCATCCTGCacaaaaaacaattataaaagcTGAAGCTAAACCTGGACCAAGTACCGCAGGTCAAGTAGG ACGACCTATGCGATCAAGTAAATCAAAAGCAATGGATCAAGTGAAGCAGTGGTGTGGTTCCATGAAAGACGAAGACAATGACC TATTAGGGAAAAGAAAGATGGATTATTCCGAGAGTGATTCCGAGGATGGTGGCAGCAGCGCCGCTAAACGGACTAAAGGCGACACAGGTAGTGACGAAGACTGGACTGGAGAGTCTGAGGAGGAAAAATTGTTGGGTCGAAGTGATATGATTCAACGCGCATTTAATCGTGCTAATGCTCAATCAAACGGGTCTAACAGAGCAAGTGGTTCGTCTACAGATCTTGCGACTTCATTGGGACTTCAATCTCCCGAAGGAGCAAAATCTAACCAACCACCAGTCCTAGTTGCGAATGCCAAAGGAGTTGTTAAAGTTGACCCGAAGCAAATGCCAAATTTAACATCCGGCGTTTATGTAATGTCACGGAAAGATGGCATCATCAAGTTGGACTCGTCCCCTAGCGGAAAATTGGCTGTAAAAGGTTCGCCAACCACACAAGGTGTTTTGATGGTTCAAAATCGAGATAATACTAACGTAGTAAGGAAGCAAGTAATATCCGCATCGCAATCGAATTCTGTAACACCGGTAAAAGTGGTTTCTAAAATGGATGGAAGTCAAGTAGTAACGCAGATGAAAGTAGTTTCTAAGCCTGTTACGAGTAAAGCAGGAGGTACACAGAAAACAGAGCCTATAAAGATCCAGCCGAAACCAGATCCGACACAGTTACCGCAGATACATGTCGTGACCGCGGTGCCGGCTCCCATAACTTTGCAGCCAAGAATAAGTACAGGAATACGTCCTGGACCTGTTACAGGCCAACGCAGTGCGGACGGTCGACCTTTGTTACCCAGACCTCCACTGCGTGCGACGACACCAACTAGCGTACTTGGAATCGGGTCAACAATTCGCACACCTGTTAGGGCGCCAGCCCCGAAACAAGTTCAGTCCCAGCAAACACGCCAGGTACTACAAAAACGTACGACGGCTGTAACTACGCAAAGTAACTCGGTGAGTCCTGGAAATGTTACTCAAGTTAGGCCAAAGTTTACGGTGCTTAGCCCACAGCCGAAGCAAGTAGTAAAGTCTGGAACTAGTCCAGTGCAACAGGCTAAACAGTCTCCGAAAACACCAGTTGGTAAGCCACAGTCATTATTATCTCCGCAGCAAAAGTTATTAATGGCAAAAAGGAAAGCTCAAGAAGCAGCGGGTATCATTAAACCAGGTGGCCGCGGCCTCCTAGCAGCTGCTCGTGTTACCGCCGGTCGAGGCAGAGGGAAATTGGCTGAAACACCAGCGACGGCCACTCCAGGAAACAAACTGAAAGAAAGTAAATTGGCGGAAGGTGATGGACTTCATATGGAGTTTCACGAGGTAGGCTCCGAAGAGAGTAGCAGCGATGTTGAACCGGAGCTTCCACCTCCTGAAGCTGATACTATTGCCACTACGGAGCCTGATAGTCCACCTAGGCCGTTTACTCTTTGTCCATTGACGGGCCGTATCATTGGACCGGATGGTGAACCTGTCGAACAACCGGCTGAACCAGAACCTGAACTTGAATCTACGGGAACTCCGTTGTCCACCATTAAAACCACTACAACTACATCAGAGAGTATAGACGTCTCTGCTACAACCACCACCACAGAATTGGTTCTACCTTCTCTTGATTCTCTTACAGAGGGTGGTGGAATAATGAGAGTCGAAATGAGTCCTGGTGGAACGACAGGAACGATCGTTCAGACCAGCGAGCCAGCGCAAATCAATTTGACGAATGTATCTGTTCCTGCACCGGATCTTCCTTGTTTGGATGATACAGCTCCTGCCGTGGCCACACCAGCCACAACCACGACAACACCGTTAACAGAAGCGACACCAACCAGTGAATCCTCTATTGCAGCAGGATTAACCACAGCCACTGTTACCTCGACTAACACAATAGCAATCGCGTCTACCGATGTAAAAactgaagaaaaaatatcggaAGAGAGGAAGGTAACCGAAGATACATCAAACTTGGTAACAATAACTGGAGAGGATGGTGTTGTTTATCAAGTGGCTGGTCAAGCCGAGGATGGTCAGACATTATTGGTAACTCGAGATGCTGATGGCGAGCAACAATGTGTATATGTTACCACAGAGCAACAAGGAGACGAAGGCTCTGTTTTAACGTTAGATCACGCTGTGGCGGAAGCTGTAGCTCAATTAATACCTGATCAAGTAAATCTGGCTTCGCAATTCTATGTAAAGGAAGGCGGTACAGAACCTACTGAAAATCCAATGGTAATGTCTATCATGGACAACACGAACACGGCGGATGTGACGGAGGGACAAGAAGATGGTGATGGCCATGGCCAAGTTGTAGCTCAAGTCGTACAAGCGGAGGAACCTACTCCAG GTGGAACCAGAAGAGTAGTCTTACTCTTACCTGACGGAAATCTAATGATGACAGAAGTGACGGAAGAACAGTATGCTGCGCTCGGACTCGGCAAGTGA
- the LOC122569421 gene encoding uncharacterized protein LOC122569421 isoform X2, producing the protein MEGGDGPSAISSNPTAIKAAQEEMGRLDVLVCGQCHSVFHFIEEFQEHRTKEGACTQVSHFRENSNNEQKAQVWAFLLWKDSQIQQEGSDRDSTNSWKLYQKWCKMDTHIRDSWIAAGKTIQTFTKISNAKMQDVPRQNQITTNAEGKPIVVRKVIRNGQPEDDSKKDNKTSEAKNQKSNESFEEVEKKEKPKLRPTIKLKTKSNKAGDDDSSDEEYVVEKILAKRFNPKKRCSEYLLKWEGFGHEHNRWEPAEHVATCKHLLEEFERNLAKKKELKAAQQQATAKATGRGAHPAQKTIIKAEAKPGPSTAGQVGRPMRSSKSKAMDQVKQWCGSMKDEDNDLLGKRKMDYSESDSEDGGSSAAKRTKGDTGSDEDWTGESEEEKLLGRSDMIQRAFNRANAQSNGSNRASGSSTDLATSLGLQSPEGAKSNQPPVLVANAKGVVKVDPKQMPNLTSGVYVMSRKDGIIKLDSSPSGKLAVKGSPTTQGVLMVQNRDNTNVVRKQVISASQSNSVTPVKVVSKMDGSQVVTQMKVVSKPVTSKAGGTQKTEPIKIQPKPDPTQLPQIHVVTAVPAPITLQPRISTGIRPGPVTGQRSADGRPLLPRPPLRATTPTSVLGIGSTIRTPVRAPAPKQVQSQQTRQVLQKRTTAVTTQSNSVSPGNVTQVRPKFTVLSPQPKQVVKSGTSPVQQAKQSPKTPVGGRGLLAAARVTAGRGRGKLAETPATATPGNKLKESKLAEGDGLHMEFHEVGSEESSSDVEPELPPPEADTIATTEPDSPPRPFTLCPLTGRIIGPDGEPVEQPAEPEPELESTGTPLSTIKTTTTTSESIDVSATTTTTELVLPSLDSLTEGGGIMRVEMSPGGTTGTIVQTSEPAQINLTNVSVPAPDLPCLDDTAPAVATPATTTTTPLTEATPTSESSIAAGLTTATVTSTNTIAIASTDVKTEEKISEERKVTEDTSNLVTITGEDGVVYQVAGQAEDGQTLLVTRDADGEQQCVYVTTEQQGDEGSVLTLDHAVAEAVAQLIPDQVNLASQFYVKEGGTEPTENPMVMSIMDNTNTADVTEGQEDGDGHGQVVAQVVQAEEPTPGGTRRVVLLLPDGNLMMTEVTEEQYAALGLGK; encoded by the exons atgGAGGGTGGCGATGGCCCTTCGGCCATTAGTAGTAATCCTACTGCTATTAAAg cTGCACAAGAAGAGATGGGAAGATTAGATGTTCTTGTGTGTGGACAGTGCCATtcagtttttcattttattgaagAATTCCAAGAGCATCGTACAAAAGAAGGTGCTTGCACCCAAGTTTCACATTTTCGTGAAAATAGTAAT AATGAGCAAAAAGCACAAGTATGGGCTTTCCTTTTATGGAAAGATTCACAAATCCAACAGGAAGGTTCAGATAGGGATTCAACAAATTCATGGAAACTGTATCAAAAATGGTGCAAAATGGATACACACATAAGAGATTCCTGGATTGCAGCTGGGAAAACTATACAAACATTTACGAAAATTAGTAATGCAAAAATGCAGGATGTACCAAGGCAAAATCAAATAACCACTAATGCAGAAG GAAAACCGATAGTAGTCCGTAAAGTAATTAGAAACGGGCAACCGGAAGATGAtagtaaaaaagataataaaacttCGGAAGCAAAGAATCAAAAAAGTAATGAATCTTTCGAGGAagtggaaaagaaagaaaaaccaaAATTGAGACCGACAATAAAACTCAAG ACCAAATCAAATAAAGCTGGTGATGACGACTCAAGCGATGAAGAGTATGTAGTAGAAAAAATCTTAGCGAAACGGTTTAATCCGAAAAAAAGATGTTCGGAATATCTATTAAAATGGGAAGGTTTTGGGCA TGAACATAATAGATGGGAACCTGCTGAGCATGTAGCTACGTGTAAACATTTATTagaagaatttgaaagaaaccttgctaaaaaaaaagaattgaaagcAGCTCAACAACAGGCTACTGCTAAGGCAACAGGTCGAGGTGCTCATCCTGCacaaaaaacaattataaaagcTGAAGCTAAACCTGGACCAAGTACCGCAGGTCAAGTAGG ACGACCTATGCGATCAAGTAAATCAAAAGCAATGGATCAAGTGAAGCAGTGGTGTGGTTCCATGAAAGACGAAGACAATGACC TATTAGGGAAAAGAAAGATGGATTATTCCGAGAGTGATTCCGAGGATGGTGGCAGCAGCGCCGCTAAACGGACTAAAGGCGACACAGGTAGTGACGAAGACTGGACTGGAGAGTCTGAGGAGGAAAAATTGTTGGGTCGAAGTGATATGATTCAACGCGCATTTAATCGTGCTAATGCTCAATCAAACGGGTCTAACAGAGCAAGTGGTTCGTCTACAGATCTTGCGACTTCATTGGGACTTCAATCTCCCGAAGGAGCAAAATCTAACCAACCACCAGTCCTAGTTGCGAATGCCAAAGGAGTTGTTAAAGTTGACCCGAAGCAAATGCCAAATTTAACATCCGGCGTTTATGTAATGTCACGGAAAGATGGCATCATCAAGTTGGACTCGTCCCCTAGCGGAAAATTGGCTGTAAAAGGTTCGCCAACCACACAAGGTGTTTTGATGGTTCAAAATCGAGATAATACTAACGTAGTAAGGAAGCAAGTAATATCCGCATCGCAATCGAATTCTGTAACACCGGTAAAAGTGGTTTCTAAAATGGATGGAAGTCAAGTAGTAACGCAGATGAAAGTAGTTTCTAAGCCTGTTACGAGTAAAGCAGGAGGTACACAGAAAACAGAGCCTATAAAGATCCAGCCGAAACCAGATCCGACACAGTTACCGCAGATACATGTCGTGACCGCGGTGCCGGCTCCCATAACTTTGCAGCCAAGAATAAGTACAGGAATACGTCCTGGACCTGTTACAGGCCAACGCAGTGCGGACGGTCGACCTTTGTTACCCAGACCTCCACTGCGTGCGACGACACCAACTAGCGTACTTGGAATCGGGTCAACAATTCGCACACCTGTTAGGGCGCCAGCCCCGAAACAAGTTCAGTCCCAGCAAACACGCCAGGTACTACAAAAACGTACGACGGCTGTAACTACGCAAAGTAACTCGGTGAGTCCTGGAAATGTTACTCAAGTTAGGCCAAAGTTTACGGTGCTTAGCCCACAGCCGAAGCAAGTAGTAAAGTCTGGAACTAGTCCAGTGCAACAGGCTAAACAGTCTCCGAAAACACCAGTTG GTGGCCGCGGCCTCCTAGCAGCTGCTCGTGTTACCGCCGGTCGAGGCAGAGGGAAATTGGCTGAAACACCAGCGACGGCCACTCCAGGAAACAAACTGAAAGAAAGTAAATTGGCGGAAGGTGATGGACTTCATATGGAGTTTCACGAGGTAGGCTCCGAAGAGAGTAGCAGCGATGTTGAACCGGAGCTTCCACCTCCTGAAGCTGATACTATTGCCACTACGGAGCCTGATAGTCCACCTAGGCCGTTTACTCTTTGTCCATTGACGGGCCGTATCATTGGACCGGATGGTGAACCTGTCGAACAACCGGCTGAACCAGAACCTGAACTTGAATCTACGGGAACTCCGTTGTCCACCATTAAAACCACTACAACTACATCAGAGAGTATAGACGTCTCTGCTACAACCACCACCACAGAATTGGTTCTACCTTCTCTTGATTCTCTTACAGAGGGTGGTGGAATAATGAGAGTCGAAATGAGTCCTGGTGGAACGACAGGAACGATCGTTCAGACCAGCGAGCCAGCGCAAATCAATTTGACGAATGTATCTGTTCCTGCACCGGATCTTCCTTGTTTGGATGATACAGCTCCTGCCGTGGCCACACCAGCCACAACCACGACAACACCGTTAACAGAAGCGACACCAACCAGTGAATCCTCTATTGCAGCAGGATTAACCACAGCCACTGTTACCTCGACTAACACAATAGCAATCGCGTCTACCGATGTAAAAactgaagaaaaaatatcggaAGAGAGGAAGGTAACCGAAGATACATCAAACTTGGTAACAATAACTGGAGAGGATGGTGTTGTTTATCAAGTGGCTGGTCAAGCCGAGGATGGTCAGACATTATTGGTAACTCGAGATGCTGATGGCGAGCAACAATGTGTATATGTTACCACAGAGCAACAAGGAGACGAAGGCTCTGTTTTAACGTTAGATCACGCTGTGGCGGAAGCTGTAGCTCAATTAATACCTGATCAAGTAAATCTGGCTTCGCAATTCTATGTAAAGGAAGGCGGTACAGAACCTACTGAAAATCCAATGGTAATGTCTATCATGGACAACACGAACACGGCGGATGTGACGGAGGGACAAGAAGATGGTGATGGCCATGGCCAAGTTGTAGCTCAAGTCGTACAAGCGGAGGAACCTACTCCAG GTGGAACCAGAAGAGTAGTCTTACTCTTACCTGACGGAAATCTAATGATGACAGAAGTGACGGAAGAACAGTATGCTGCGCTCGGACTCGGCAAGTGA